AGGCCGTAGAAGGTCATCAGGGCCACCATCAGCGCGGTGCGCGTCGGCGCGTTGCGGGGACGCTCGAGGAGGTGGTGGTCCCGCTTGTCGCCGGTGATCCAGGACTCCAGGAACGGCAGCAGCATCAGGATCGTGAACATCAGCCCCGGCAGCACGATGATCGGCAGGAAGACGTTCCAGGCCATCGTGTAGCCGAAGAGGTGGGTCTCCCACCCGGGCATGATCCGCAGCGCACCGTCGGGCCAGCCCATGTACCAGTCGGGCTGGGAGCCGGCGGTGACCTTGGTCGGGTCGTAGGGGCCGAGCTTCCACACCGAGTTGATGTTCAGCAGTCCACCCATGAGAGCGGTGACGCCGAAGACGATGAAGAAGAAGCCACCGGCCTTGGCGGCGTACACGGGCAGCATCGGGAACCCGACGACGTTCTCCTCGGTGCGGCCGGGTCCGGGCCACTGCGTGTGCTTGTGGTAGACGAGCAGCAGCATGTGGGCCGCGATCAGGGCCAGCAGGATGCCCGGCAGCAGCAGCACGTGGATGGTGTAGAGGCGCGGGATGATCGAGTCGCCGGGGAACTCCCCGCCGAACAGGAAGAACGACATGTAGCTGCCGATGACCGGCATCGACTTCATGAAGCCGTCCGCGGCCCGGATGCCGGTGCCCGAGAGCAGGTCGTCGGGCAGCGAGTAGCCGGTGAAGCCCTCGAGGGTGCCCAGCAGCAGCAGCAGCGAGCCGATCACCCAGTTGAGCTCACGGGGCTTGCGGAACGCGCCGGTGAAGTAGACGCGCAGCAGGTGGATCATCATCGAGGCGATGAAGATGTTGGCGGCCCAGTGGTGCATCTGACGCATCAGGAGCCCGCCGCGCACGTCGAAGCTGAGGTTCAGCGTCGAGGCCATCGCCTCGGACATGTGCAGCCCGCGCAGCTGGTCGTAGGAGCCCATGTAGGTCACCTCGGCCATGCTCGGCCGGTACCAGAACGTCAGGAAGACGCCGGTCAGCAGCAGCACGACGAAGCTCCACAGAGCGATCTCGCCGAGCATGAAGGACCAGTGGTCGGGGAAGACCTTGCGCAGGTTCTTCTTCATGGCCGTGCCGAGGCCGAGACGCTCGTCGGCCCAGTTGGCCACGACGCCGGCCTTGCCCGGCTTCTTGGCCGTCGCGGCGGAGCTGTTGCTCGTCGCGACCTTGCTGGTGTCCATGCTCACAGATCCGCCTCACCCTGGTCGCCGATGTCCTTGTGGTCACGCGTCCAGTAGCTGGGCCCCACCGGCTCGGTGAAGTCGCTCTGGGCCACCAGGTAGCCCTCGGCGTCGACAGCCAGCGGCAGCTGGGGCAGGTGCCGGCCCGCCGGACCGAAGACGACGCGACCGGAGTCGGCGAGGTCGAAAGTCGACTGGTGGCAGGGGCACAGCAGGTGGTGCGTGGTGCGCTCGTAGAGCGAGATCGGGCACCCGACGTGGGTGCAGATCTTGGAGTAGCAGACGATGCCGTCGACCGACCAGTTGTCGCGCCCCTCGCCGGGGACCAGGTCCTCCGGGTCCATCCGGACCACGACCACGGCGGCCTTCGACTTGGCGACGTTGAGCTCGACGCCCTCGATCTCGGGGTAGCCGTTCTCCTCGGTCGGGAAGATCGCCTCGGGCTCGGCGTTGACCAGGTCGCCGACCTCGAGGTCGGCGGCACGGATGGGGGTGCCCACGACGTCGCGGACGACCCGCATGTCGGGCTTCCAGATGGTGTTCTCGAGCCCGGCGTTGGGGCCCTCGGCAGCGGCCTGGCTCGGGGTCGGACCCAGGTCGCGGAAGAGCACGACGGCCGGGGCGAGCAGCACGGCCACCGAACCGATGAGCGAGTTGCGCACCAGCGGGCGGCGGGCCAGGCCGGACTCCTCGAGGCCGGCGTCCAGCGCGGCGAGCGTCTCGGTGCGGTCCTCGTCGGAGGAGCGGGCCGGGTGACGCATCTCGACCATCTCGTGGTCGGCCATCAGCTTGCGGGCCCACTGGATGATGCCCATGCCGACGAGCAGCAGCGCTGCTCCCAGCGACACGCCCAGGGCCACCGTCGAGGCGCCGAGGCCGGCGGCGGTGTTCCAGTTGTCGCCGATGTCGAGGGTGAAGTAGGCGACCATGAAGAGCACCACGAACACCGAGGACAGCATGAACATCGCTGCGACCTGGCGCTCGGCGCGCTTCTCGGCCTTGGGGTCGACGTCGGTGGGTCGCCAGGTGTGCTCGGGCAGGCCCGGGTTGGCGAGCGGCTCCTCAGCCGTGGTCGCCGGCAGGTGGCCGGGGTCGTGCTGACCGTGCTGGAGGTCGGTCACGCCGCCACCTTCTTCTTCTTCGAACGGGTCGTGTGGGCGGCGATCCAGACGGCGAAGCCGACCAGGCCGCCGATGCCGACGACCCAGGCGATGATGCCGTCGGACACGGGGCCGAGGCCGCCGAAGCCGAAGCCGCCGTAGGCCGGCTGGTCCTCGAGCGACTTCAGGTAGGCGATCACGTCGCGCTTCTCGTCGGGGGAGATGTTGCCGTTGCTGAAGCTCGGCATGTTCTGCGGGCCGGTCAGCAGGGCCTCGTAGATGTACTTGGACTCCACGCCGTGCAGGGCCGGGGCGTAGCCACCCCGGGGCATGGCGCCGCCGGAGCCCTCGAAGTTGTGGCAGGCGGTGCAGTTGGTCAGGAAGATCTGCCCGCCGCGGACGATCGCGGCCTGCTGGGCGTCGTCGTCGAGACCGTCGATGGAGTAGTCGCTCTCAGCGGGGATCGCCGGACCGGGGCCCAGGGAGGCGACGTACGCCGCCAGCTGCTGGGTCTCCTCCTCGGAGTACTGCACGGGCTTGCGCGGCGCCTGGGCGCCGGGCTGGGCCATGGGCATCCGGCCGGTGCCGACCTGGAAGTCGACCGCAGCGGCGCCGACCCCGACCAGCGAGGGGCCGAGGTTGTTGCCGTTGAGGGTGCTCACCCCCTCGCCGTTGAGGCCGTGGCAGCTCGAGCAGCCCACGAGGAACAGCTCGCGACCCTTCTCGACCTCGATCGCCAAGGTGTCGGAGTCCTGCGCCTGGGCGGGTGCCAGGGCGGTGTAGAGACCGCCGGCGGTCACGAGACCGACCAGCAGCAGGACGAGGCCGGCCAACGGCCCGCGGCGGTGGCGGGAGAGGCGACCGGCGGAACGGTTCACGAATCGCACTGAGGGTCCTTGGGTTCGGGGTGCTACGTCTCGGGGGAGTTACTTCACAAGGTAGATCGTGGCGAAAAGCCCGATCCACACGACGTCGACGAAGTGCCAGTAGTACGAGACGACGATGGCACTGACCGCCTGCTCGTGGGTGAACTTGCGGGCCAGGTAGGTGCGTCCCAGCACGAGGAGGAAGGCGATCAGCCCGCCCGCCACGTGGATGCCGTGGAAGCCGGTGGTCAGGTAGAACATCGAGCCGTAGGCCGAGTCCTGGAGGGTCACGCCCTCCTGGACCAGCTGGGCGTACTCGACGGCCTGACCGGCGACGAAGATCGATCCCATCACGTAGGTCAGGCCGAACCACTCGCGCAGGCCCCAGAGCTTGACCTGGAGGAGCGAGCCGGCCCGGCCCACCTGCCCGCGCTCGGCGGCGAAGACGCCGAGCTGGCAGGTCAGCGAGGACAGCACCAGGATCGTGGTGTTGCCCAGCGCGAACGGCACGTTGAGGAGCTGGGTGTTCTGCTCCCACAGCTCCGGACTGACCGAGCGGATCGTGAAGTACGACGCGAAGAGCGCCGCGAAGAACATCAGCTCGCTCGAAAGCCAGATGATGGTCCCGACACTGACCATGCTGGGTCGGTCGTGGTGCCCGTGCAGACGGGATGCTGGGATCGTTGTCGCTGTCGCCACAGGAGCATTATGGCCCGTCGTGTCCGGGAGGGCACCCCGGCCCCCGGTTAGTGGGGGGTCATAAAGTTCACACCGTGCAGATCACCGCTGTCCCGGCCCGGCCGACCGTCTTCGTGGGGGCCCCGTGACGACCCCGTTCTCGGCCGGTCTCGACCTTCCCGCCTTCTCGATGGGCCAGATCCTGGGCCAGTGGAACCTGGTCCCGGTGCCGACGATCGCGACCGTGTGGGTCGTGGGCCTCTACCTCTACGGCGTCTCGCGCCTGCGCGCGCGAGGAGACCGGTGGCCGGTGGGGCGCACCGTCGCGTTCGTCGGCGTGGGCATGGGCTCGTTCTACGTCGCGACCACCTCGGGGATCGCGGCGTACGACACGACGCTGCTGAGCGTGCACATGGTCCAGCACATGGTCCTGTCGATGCTGGTGCCGCTGGCCCTGGCGCTCGGGGCGCCCGTGACGCTGGCGCTGCGCACCCTGCCCAAGCGGCCACGGAAGTGGCTGCTGGCGCTGCTGCACTCGCGGCTGGGCAAGGTGCTGTCGTTCCCGCCGCTGGCCTTCCTGCTCTACGTGACCTCACCGTGGGCGCTGTACTTCACCGACTGGTACCGGGCCTCGCTGGAGTCGGTCCTCGTGCACGAGATGATGCACGTCCACCTCGTGGCGGTCGGTGCCCTGTTCTTCTGGCCGCTGATGGGCGTCGACCCGGTCCCCGGACGCGTGGGCTACCCCTTCCGGGTGCTGCTCACGGTGCTGACACTGCCCTTCCACGCCTTCCTGGGCGTCACGATCATGGGTCAGTCGACGCTGCTCGGCGGGGACTGGTACCCCCGCCTGGCCGAGGGGCCGATGGGGTCGTGGCTGCCGGATCCCTTCGACGACCAGCACCTGGCCGGCGGCATCCTGTGGGGCTCCGGCGACTTCATCGGGTTGTCGTTCTTCGCGGTCCTGTTCGTGCAGTGGGTGCGCTCCTCGATGGCCGAGGCGAAGCGGGAGGACCGCCGCCTCGACCGGCTCGAGGCGAGGGACCGGGCCGCGGCGGGCGCCGGGGAGCCCGACGGGTAGCATCGCCGCCGTGAGCGACACCACTTCCTCCCGCACTCCGCTGAAGGTGCTCGTCTACAGCGACGACGTGAACACCCGCAAGCAGGTCATCCTGGCGCTGGGCCGACGCCCGCACCCCGACCTGCCCGAGCTGGAGTACGTCGAGGTCGCCACCGAGCCCGTCGTCATCCAGAACATGGACGCCGGCGGCATCGACCTCGCGATCCTCGACGGCGAGGCCGCTCCCGTCGGCGGGATGGGCATCGCCAAGCAGCTGAAGGACGAGATCTTCCAGTGCCCACCGGTGCTGGTGCTGACCGGTCGTCCCCAGGACGCCTGGTTGGCGACCTGGTCGCGCGCCGAGGCGGCCGTGCCGCACCCGCTCGACCCGATCCAGCTGGCCGAGACCGTGGTGGCGCTGCTGCGCTCGCGGGTCCCGGCCACCCCCGCCTGAGGGTGACGACCTGGCCCGAGGTCCTCGGTGACCTCGTCGCAGGGCACGACCTGACGGCGCCGCAGACCGCCTGGGCGATGGGGGAGATCCTCGACGGCCAGGCCAGCGAGGCGCAGATCGCCGGGTTCGCCGTCGCCCTGCGCGCCAAGGGCGAGACGATCGAGGAGGTCCTCGGCCTGGTCGAGGCGATGTACGCCGTCGCGACCCCCCTCACCGTCACCGGACGCACCCTCGACGTCGTCGGCACCGGCGGGGACCGCTCGATGTCGGTCAACATCTCGACGATGGCGGCGATCGTGGCCGCCGGCGCCGGTGCCCGGGTCGTCAAGCACGGCAACCGCTCGGCCTCATCCAAGGCCGGCACCGCCGACGTCCTGGAGAACCTGGGCGTGCGCCTGGACCTGCCGCCCGACCGGGTCGCGAGCACCGCGGAGACGGTCGGCATCACCTTCTGCTTCGCCTCCG
This Nocardioides dokdonensis FR1436 DNA region includes the following protein-coding sequences:
- a CDS encoding cytochrome b encodes the protein MDTSKVATSNSSAATAKKPGKAGVVANWADERLGLGTAMKKNLRKVFPDHWSFMLGEIALWSFVVLLLTGVFLTFWYRPSMAEVTYMGSYDQLRGLHMSEAMASTLNLSFDVRGGLLMRQMHHWAANIFIASMMIHLLRVYFTGAFRKPRELNWVIGSLLLLLGTLEGFTGYSLPDDLLSGTGIRAADGFMKSMPVIGSYMSFFLFGGEFPGDSIIPRLYTIHVLLLPGILLALIAAHMLLLVYHKHTQWPGPGRTEENVVGFPMLPVYAAKAGGFFFIVFGVTALMGGLLNINSVWKLGPYDPTKVTAGSQPDWYMGWPDGALRIMPGWETHLFGYTMAWNVFLPIIVLPGLMFTILMLLPFLESWITGDKRDHHLLERPRNAPTRTALMVALMTFYGLMWAAGGNDIIAIKLHLSINQITYFMRVAVFLGPVIAFMITRRWCISLQRHDENKLLHGYETGVIMRSPEGGYSERHLPIAPSSAYTLTARDREEVWTPGSTTDENGVAAPGGRLSGLRAKLNELWYADNVQKPTAAELEAAHHHAEHEHELQAPLEGHSADGHQFDGHHAVEGETLRGKH
- a CDS encoding c-type cytochrome, which gives rise to MRFVNRSAGRLSRHRRGPLAGLVLLLVGLVTAGGLYTALAPAQAQDSDTLAIEVEKGRELFLVGCSSCHGLNGEGVSTLNGNNLGPSLVGVGAAAVDFQVGTGRMPMAQPGAQAPRKPVQYSEEETQQLAAYVASLGPGPAIPAESDYSIDGLDDDAQQAAIVRGGQIFLTNCTACHNFEGSGGAMPRGGYAPALHGVESKYIYEALLTGPQNMPSFSNGNISPDEKRDVIAYLKSLEDQPAYGGFGFGGLGPVSDGIIAWVVGIGGLVGFAVWIAAHTTRSKKKKVAA
- a CDS encoding ubiquinol-cytochrome c reductase iron-sulfur subunit — protein: MTDLQHGQHDPGHLPATTAEEPLANPGLPEHTWRPTDVDPKAEKRAERQVAAMFMLSSVFVVLFMVAYFTLDIGDNWNTAAGLGASTVALGVSLGAALLLVGMGIIQWARKLMADHEMVEMRHPARSSDEDRTETLAALDAGLEESGLARRPLVRNSLIGSVAVLLAPAVVLFRDLGPTPSQAAAEGPNAGLENTIWKPDMRVVRDVVGTPIRAADLEVGDLVNAEPEAIFPTEENGYPEIEGVELNVAKSKAAVVVVRMDPEDLVPGEGRDNWSVDGIVCYSKICTHVGCPISLYERTTHHLLCPCHQSTFDLADSGRVVFGPAGRHLPQLPLAVDAEGYLVAQSDFTEPVGPSYWTRDHKDIGDQGEADL
- a CDS encoding cytochrome c oxidase assembly protein, encoding MTTPFSAGLDLPAFSMGQILGQWNLVPVPTIATVWVVGLYLYGVSRLRARGDRWPVGRTVAFVGVGMGSFYVATTSGIAAYDTTLLSVHMVQHMVLSMLVPLALALGAPVTLALRTLPKRPRKWLLALLHSRLGKVLSFPPLAFLLYVTSPWALYFTDWYRASLESVLVHEMMHVHLVAVGALFFWPLMGVDPVPGRVGYPFRVLLTVLTLPFHAFLGVTIMGQSTLLGGDWYPRLAEGPMGSWLPDPFDDQHLAGGILWGSGDFIGLSFFAVLFVQWVRSSMAEAKREDRRLDRLEARDRAAAGAGEPDG
- a CDS encoding response regulator transcription factor, with protein sequence MSDTTSSRTPLKVLVYSDDVNTRKQVILALGRRPHPDLPELEYVEVATEPVVIQNMDAGGIDLAILDGEAAPVGGMGIAKQLKDEIFQCPPVLVLTGRPQDAWLATWSRAEAAVPHPLDPIQLAETVVALLRSRVPATPA